The region TTTACGATTTCAAGCGTGGAGAAAACAGGTCTAAATGGAGAAAAGGTGAAGACAGAAAAGCAACAGGAAAAGGAGATTGTATAGACTGTCATCAATGTGTTGTAGTTTGTCCTACAGGAATTGACATCAGAGACGGACAACAGCTGGAGTGTGTAAATTGTACTGCTTGTATTGATGCCTGTGATGAAGTGATGGAAAAAGTAGGCTTGCCAAAAGGACTGATCAGATACGCTTCCGAAAACGAAATCGAAAATCAAACTCCATTCAAGTTTACCGGAAGAATGAAAGGTTTTGCCATTTTACTTTTAGTACTTGTCGGTTTCTTAGGATACCTGTTATCAAGCCGTGGAGAAATGGAAGCTAAATTCATTAAACCGGCAGGAAGTACATTCTTTGTAACAGATGGAAAAATTACCAACACTTATAATTATACCTTCTTAAACAAAACAAATGATAAAAAGGTGGTAACGATAAAAGTAATTGAGCCACAACACGGAGAAATTATTTACAGCGCTTCCAGCAAGATTATAGTGGAAAGAGATAAGATCACAAAAGGGACCATCAATATCAGCTTCCCGGAAAATGAAATGAAATTATCTAAACAAAATATTACAATAGGCGTTTATGATATGAAAGGTAAACTTGTTGATTCTTACCAAACATATTTTGAAGGACCTTTTAAATTACAATTTTAATTATTAGTATGAAAAACTTTAGTTGGGGACACGGTATTGTAATTGCATTAGCTGCATTCATCATTTTTATTTTATCGATGATGTTTCTTTTTACAAACGGGCAGAAGAATTCTGAAATGGTAACCGATAATTATTATGAAGAAGAGCTAAAATACCAAGATGTAATTGATGCTAAAAAAAGAGCCGATGATTTACAGGAAAAACCTGTATACAAACAAGATAAATCTGGAATTACAATTTCTTTTCCTAAAGATTACGACAATTCCAATACTACGGTAAAATTTGTTTTAAACAGAACCGACGATCAGAATTTAGATATACACAGAGCTGTACAACTTGATGCCAATAAATCTTTTACAATTCCTAATCAGGTTTTAAAAGTAGGGAATTATACGTT is a window of Candidatus Chryseobacterium colombiense DNA encoding:
- a CDS encoding FixH family protein; this translates as MKNFSWGHGIVIALAAFIIFILSMMFLFTNGQKNSEMVTDNYYEEELKYQDVIDAKKRADDLQEKPVYKQDKSGITISFPKDYDNSNTTVKFVLNRTDDQNLDIHRAVQLDANKSFTIPNQVLKVGNYTLRLTWTKDKTDYRMDYDVIWK